In Pleurocapsa sp. PCC 7319, the following are encoded in one genomic region:
- a CDS encoding response regulator, with protein MIPKSLLLINGDNDFNTLVKFVLRYDTNWNIFTALNGKEGISKAQVYQPDVILLDTSMPKHDGLTVYSLLKSNWTTCAIPVIFLTAMVGMKKIITLRITENAELITKPFNIVKLKNEVIKLYDQYSTLRH; from the coding sequence ATGATTCCTAAAAGCCTTTTATTGATTAACGGTGATAATGATTTCAATACTCTAGTTAAGTTTGTTTTAAGATACGATACGAACTGGAATATTTTCACGGCTTTGAATGGGAAAGAAGGAATTTCTAAAGCACAAGTATATCAGCCAGATGTGATTTTACTTGATACATCAATGCCTAAACATGATGGATTAACTGTCTATTCCTTGCTCAAGTCTAATTGGACTACCTGTGCTATACCCGTTATTTTTTTAACAGCTATGGTGGGAATGAAGAAAATAATTACCTTGCGAATTACTGAAAATGCAGAGCTAATTACTAAGCCTTTTAATATTGTCAAACTAAAGAATGAAGTAATTAAGCTGTACGATCAGTATTCAACACTACGTCATTAG